A window of the Acidobacteriota bacterium genome harbors these coding sequences:
- a CDS encoding helix-turn-helix transcriptional regulator, whose amino-acid sequence MLQLIAEGKITKEIAGILCVSDKTVDSYRLPIMAKLNLHCIAELTKYAIREGRAPL is encoded by the coding sequence ATGCTGCAACTCATCGCGGAAGGCAAAATCACGAAGGAAATCGCCGGTATCCTCTGCGTGAGCGACAAGACCGTTGACTCGTACCGGCTGCCGATCATGGCCAAACTCAATCTGCACTGCATCGCCGAGCTGACCAAGTACGCGATCCGCGAAGGCCGCGCGCCGCTCTGA